From the Bacillus tuaregi genome, one window contains:
- the murC gene encoding UDP-N-acetylmuramate--L-alanine ligase, with protein MTNYHFVGIKGSGMSALAQILHDMNFQVQGSDVDKRFFTQVALEQSGIKILPFQKENIKPGMTIVAGNAFPDTHEEIQEAMKLGLPVIRYHRFLGDFMKRFSSIAVTGAHGKTSTTGLLAHVISGDKPTSYLIGDGTGKGEADAEYFVFEACEYRRHFLSYFPDYAIMTNIDFDHPDYFANIDDVCAAFQEMALQVNKGIFACGDDEHLQKIQAKVPVLFYGFGEENDFQARNVIKTTEGTTFDVFIRNTLFDTFTIRSFGDHNILNSLAVIALCHYEGLDTEVVRKQLLNFEGVKRRFSEKRVGTQILIDDYAHHPTEIKATIDAARQKYPEKEIVAVFQPHTFSRTQAFLGEFAASLNLADKTYLCEIFGSARENHGKLSIEDLQAKIPESEIITEEDMSSLKSHDNSVIIFMGAGDIQKFQAAYEITL; from the coding sequence ATGACTAATTACCATTTCGTAGGTATAAAGGGGTCCGGGATGAGTGCGCTCGCACAAATTCTTCACGATATGAACTTTCAAGTTCAAGGCTCCGATGTAGATAAACGATTTTTTACGCAGGTTGCACTAGAGCAATCAGGAATAAAGATCCTTCCTTTTCAAAAAGAAAATATAAAGCCTGGAATGACAATTGTAGCCGGAAATGCTTTTCCAGATACACATGAGGAAATTCAAGAAGCGATGAAGCTAGGGCTGCCCGTTATCCGTTATCACCGGTTTTTAGGTGATTTCATGAAACGTTTTTCAAGTATTGCCGTTACAGGTGCCCATGGTAAAACATCAACAACTGGTTTACTAGCTCACGTTATCTCAGGGGATAAACCAACTTCATATTTGATTGGTGATGGTACAGGTAAAGGGGAGGCAGATGCGGAATATTTCGTGTTTGAGGCATGTGAGTATCGCAGACATTTCTTATCCTATTTTCCTGACTATGCCATTATGACGAATATTGACTTTGATCACCCTGATTATTTCGCGAATATCGATGATGTATGTGCAGCCTTCCAGGAGATGGCCTTACAGGTGAACAAGGGGATTTTTGCCTGTGGTGATGACGAGCATTTACAAAAAATACAGGCAAAGGTTCCTGTCTTGTTTTATGGGTTTGGGGAAGAGAATGATTTTCAGGCGCGGAATGTGATAAAAACAACGGAAGGAACAACCTTTGATGTTTTTATTCGCAATACGTTATTTGATACGTTTACCATTCGCAGCTTTGGTGACCACAACATTTTAAACTCCTTAGCGGTAATTGCTTTATGCCATTATGAAGGACTAGACACTGAGGTTGTCCGTAAACAGCTATTAAATTTTGAAGGGGTAAAAAGACGCTTTTCAGAAAAAAGAGTTGGCACACAAATATTAATCGATGATTATGCCCACCATCCAACAGAGATAAAGGCAACCATCGATGCTGCCAGACAAAAATACCCTGAAAAAGAAATTGTTGCAGTATTCCAACCACATACGTTTTCAAGGACGCAGGCATTCCTTGGGGAGTTTGCTGCGAGCTTAAATCTGGCTGATAAGACGTATTTATGCGAAATATTTGGTTCAGCTCGTGAAAATCATGGGAAATTGTCTATTGAGGACTTACAGGCAAAAATTCCTGAATCGGAGATTATCACGGAAGAGGATATGTCTTCTCTTAAGAGTCACGATAATAGCGTGATTATTTTTATGGGAGCTGGAGATATCCAGAAGTTTCAAGCTGCGTATGAAATAACTCTATAG